A single window of Chitinophaga sp. XS-30 DNA harbors:
- a CDS encoding glycosyl hydrolase family 18 protein, translating to MFKKLYIPLILSVVLLSCSKNRIDDPEFGEGDYPRIFDILNVFNTPTMIINAGDTAKYNGLLFSPVGKVKVAWKVDGEIKSTDTVFAFSPDAGGEYTVDLEVEFNGLKSYRSKKVLVSPDTYTPAPYTQVVMGYLTAAGTAVDVDLAHLTHVAFQAGRVSSDGSLDVSAGEVNQRMAELVARAHIAGRPVLLGITGRLSGVDGWALYEANDFGQAIREPASRAALIANVANYVTNRKLDGVEILMTDINSGSYAANVAAIAPFITGLRAELPAEALITVTVGAGWQHWDYPDLSGADWVNVRAFEDGLHVGPGAPRGQASGYDYMVSAAKIWTDFHLPADKLVIGLPAFGLRYNAVDADGNNESWGSYEYLSYRAILGLDPAAADKEMVNSNFGVYYNGKPLVKQKADYIKATAFKGAFLWAVDYDSMDDASLLKVLSDALK from the coding sequence ATGTTCAAGAAATTATACATACCGCTTATACTCTCCGTCGTTCTGCTCTCCTGCAGCAAAAACCGCATAGACGATCCGGAATTCGGCGAAGGTGATTATCCGCGGATCTTCGACATCCTGAATGTTTTCAATACGCCCACCATGATCATCAACGCCGGAGATACGGCGAAGTACAACGGCCTGCTGTTCTCGCCGGTGGGAAAAGTGAAGGTGGCCTGGAAGGTGGATGGCGAAATAAAGTCCACCGACACCGTCTTTGCTTTTTCTCCCGATGCCGGCGGGGAATACACGGTAGACCTGGAGGTGGAATTCAACGGATTGAAAAGCTACCGCAGCAAAAAAGTGCTGGTGAGCCCGGATACCTACACACCCGCGCCTTACACGCAGGTGGTGATGGGCTACCTGACAGCTGCCGGTACGGCCGTGGATGTTGACCTGGCGCATCTTACCCATGTGGCCTTTCAGGCAGGCCGGGTGTCTTCGGATGGCTCGCTGGATGTTTCCGCCGGTGAGGTGAATCAACGGATGGCAGAGCTGGTGGCGCGGGCGCATATTGCAGGCAGGCCGGTGTTGCTGGGAATTACCGGTCGTTTGTCCGGCGTGGACGGATGGGCATTGTACGAAGCCAATGATTTTGGGCAGGCTATCCGCGAACCGGCCAGTCGCGCTGCACTGATTGCCAATGTGGCCAATTATGTGACCAACCGTAAACTCGATGGTGTGGAAATATTGATGACCGATATCAATTCGGGCAGTTATGCCGCCAATGTAGCCGCCATTGCGCCCTTTATTACCGGGCTCCGGGCGGAGCTGCCTGCGGAAGCGCTGATCACCGTAACGGTAGGCGCCGGGTGGCAGCACTGGGATTATCCGGACCTTTCGGGGGCGGACTGGGTGAATGTGCGCGCTTTTGAGGACGGGTTGCATGTGGGGCCGGGCGCTCCCCGCGGGCAGGCATCGGGATATGATTACATGGTATCGGCGGCGAAGATATGGACGGACTTTCACCTGCCGGCGGATAAACTGGTGATCGGTTTACCGGCATTCGGGCTGCGGTACAATGCCGTGGATGCGGACGGGAACAACGAGAGCTGGGGTTCTTACGAATACCTGTCTTACCGGGCCATCCTCGGGCTTGATCCGGCTGCGGCTGACAAGGAAATGGTGAACAGCAATTTCGGGGTGTATTACAACGGCAAACCCCTCGTTAAACAGAAAGCAGATTACATCAAAGCCACCGCATTCAAGGGTGCATTCCTCTGGGCTGTGGATTATGACAGCATGGACGATGCCTCCCTGCTGAAAGTATTGTCTGATGCCCTGAAATAG
- a CDS encoding S-adenosyl-l-methionine hydroxide adenosyltransferase family protein, translating into MKTAWYFLFFILFYTRAAAQQHALVLQSDFGVKDGAVAAMKGVAFGVSPQLPVFDLTHEIPPFNIWEAAYRLQQTAPYWPAGTVFVSVIDPGVGSSRKSVVLQTRSGHYFVTPDNGTLTLVAEQLGIQAVREIDEQRNRLPGSSASYTFHGRDVYAYTGARLAAGVISFDSVGPRLADTVLRIPYRQAGFRNGIIHGNIPILDVQFGNVWTNIDAATLAQLHLQYGDEIRVRILQGQSLVFEGIMPYVTTFGAVKQGAPLAYQNSLLNLSFALNEGDFAAEHKIGSGPEWTVEIQRK; encoded by the coding sequence ATGAAAACCGCATGGTATTTCCTCTTTTTTATACTGTTCTATACCCGGGCCGCGGCACAGCAACATGCGCTGGTGCTGCAATCCGATTTCGGCGTGAAAGACGGAGCGGTAGCGGCGATGAAGGGCGTTGCCTTCGGGGTCTCCCCTCAGTTGCCTGTATTTGATCTTACCCACGAGATCCCGCCTTTTAATATATGGGAGGCGGCTTACCGTTTGCAGCAAACGGCCCCTTACTGGCCTGCCGGTACTGTTTTCGTATCGGTGATCGATCCGGGTGTCGGCTCTTCCCGGAAATCCGTTGTCCTGCAAACGCGCAGCGGTCATTACTTCGTAACGCCGGATAACGGAACGCTCACGCTTGTGGCGGAGCAACTCGGTATTCAGGCTGTCCGGGAAATAGACGAGCAGCGGAACAGGCTGCCCGGATCTTCCGCTTCTTATACTTTCCACGGCCGAGATGTGTATGCGTACACAGGCGCGCGCCTGGCCGCAGGAGTGATATCCTTCGATTCCGTAGGCCCCCGGCTGGCGGACACGGTTTTGCGCATCCCTTACCGGCAGGCGGGGTTCCGCAACGGTATCATTCACGGCAATATTCCCATCCTTGATGTACAATTCGGCAATGTGTGGACGAATATTGATGCTGCAACGCTGGCACAATTGCATTTGCAGTATGGCGATGAAATAAGGGTGCGCATCCTGCAGGGGCAGTCCCTGGTATTTGAGGGTATTATGCCTTATGTAACGACTTTTGGAGCGGTGAAACAGGGAGCGCCGCTGGCGTACCAGAACAGCCTGCTGAACCTGTCCTTTGCGCTCAACGAGGGTGACTTCGCGGCGGAGCACAAGATCGGCAGCGGGCCGGAATGGACCGTGGAGATACAACGTAAATGA
- a CDS encoding SusC/RagA family TonB-linked outer membrane protein: MKQILPRSCTIAAMLIWLQISTFAQQKVYSFNWDNTALSTVFKQIEQAADVRFSYNPSGIREDMPIRMRIEGQQLDAVVARLCKAINSNYRISDNIVMIRPQAAAEVVTYQLRGRVKNERGEPLPGVTVQNTRLKKAVNSLDDGAYSIEANEGDRIAFSMIGFETVTRVAGPEGSTMNVVLKEKVTELGQVVVTALGIRREARALGYAHAEVSGDDMKRARETNVINSLAGKVPGLIINSTAGGPAGSSRVIIRGNTSISGNNQPLYVVDGVPIDNSNYGQVGGEKYSSGFDFGDAISAINPDDIETISVLKGPSASALYGSRAGNGVILITTKKGSMKKALGIEVNSTATMEKQLTRWDDYQYQYGQGTAGTIPRDRDQARSTLFSNFGARLDPGLMVPGFDGELRPYGLVRNNIENFFRTGSTFTNTISLTNATDNTAFRLSVSDLRNNDIVPNSYMHRNTVNLSSSSKFGKHFSLDAKIMYMREDVNNRPALADDVGNIGNAFVGLANNVDQKIFAGGHKNQNGDYVDWGGGEYRLNPYWVINEMQNNTKKDRLLGTVIANYQFAEWIGLQGRFSNDITFFKYRKFSPRSTPGAISGRYEGLDQRFATTEADLLLTMQKQFTPKWYAAARLGSSISQYANPGTSLLATDMVVNDVVSFNSFNDKVITDLDRRKRINSFYGLVSMAYKNYVYLDASVRRDASSTLPQDNNTYWYPSLSGSFIFTDAFGIRSKVLSYGKLRVSAAEVGTDTDPHMLNLAYALLQYPLNGNAVGGISTKVQPPNSLVPTRTRSFEIGTEMKFFDNNISLDLTYYTQASRDQINYVPQPLSSGFPQGLVNAGVISNQGWEIALSATPVKTEDFRWDISVNAARNKNVVKSLANGVPFLSLSDARWLGVSVVAQPNAPYGAILGYDYQKDPSGNIILDSITLTPIPSDERKVLGKGTWDWTGGLTTTLSYKNFTFNAILDIKQGADLFSMTNLFAVLRGSHEITLEGRQEWIHSEEQRMAANKTPAEWREMGMVQGYVPQGVVRNGMDASGKPVYVKNTAAVDPGQYWSLFYSDNKGITTPFLYDASYLKMREMALTYHVPAALLRRINVGGLTVSVVSRNPFILHKKVPNVDPDSNYNNGNGQGLEYGSLPSRRSWGLNLNMRF; the protein is encoded by the coding sequence ATGAAGCAAATTTTACCCCGCTCATGTACGATCGCGGCTATGTTGATATGGCTGCAGATCAGTACGTTTGCACAACAGAAGGTTTATTCGTTTAACTGGGACAACACGGCGCTCTCCACCGTATTCAAACAAATTGAACAGGCGGCTGACGTGCGTTTTTCCTACAACCCCTCCGGTATCCGGGAAGACATGCCCATTCGCATGCGCATAGAAGGGCAGCAGCTGGATGCTGTGGTGGCACGACTGTGCAAAGCGATCAACTCCAATTACAGGATATCGGACAACATTGTGATGATCCGCCCCCAGGCCGCTGCCGAAGTGGTGACTTACCAGCTGCGCGGCCGTGTAAAGAATGAAAGAGGAGAGCCGCTGCCAGGGGTTACCGTGCAGAACACCCGCCTGAAAAAAGCGGTCAACTCGCTGGATGATGGCGCCTATTCCATTGAAGCCAATGAAGGCGACAGGATAGCCTTCAGCATGATAGGGTTTGAAACGGTTACCCGCGTGGCCGGTCCCGAAGGCTCCACGATGAATGTTGTGCTGAAAGAAAAAGTTACGGAGCTGGGCCAGGTGGTGGTAACGGCATTGGGCATACGAAGAGAAGCGCGGGCCCTGGGATATGCGCATGCGGAAGTTTCCGGCGATGATATGAAACGCGCCCGCGAAACCAATGTGATCAATTCCCTGGCCGGCAAGGTGCCGGGCCTGATCATCAACAGCACGGCGGGCGGCCCCGCAGGTTCCTCCCGGGTGATCATCCGCGGCAATACTTCCATTTCCGGAAATAACCAGCCCCTTTATGTTGTGGACGGCGTACCGATAGACAACTCCAACTACGGCCAGGTAGGCGGCGAAAAATATTCCAGCGGATTTGATTTCGGGGATGCCATCTCCGCGATCAACCCGGACGATATCGAGACCATCAGCGTACTGAAAGGCCCCTCGGCTTCAGCCCTCTACGGCAGCCGGGCCGGAAACGGCGTGATCCTCATCACCACCAAAAAAGGCAGCATGAAAAAGGCGCTGGGCATAGAAGTGAACAGCACCGCCACGATGGAGAAACAACTGACCCGCTGGGACGATTATCAATACCAATACGGCCAGGGCACTGCGGGCACCATCCCGCGGGACCGGGATCAGGCGCGGAGCACGCTCTTCAGCAATTTCGGCGCAAGGCTCGATCCGGGACTGATGGTGCCGGGGTTTGACGGAGAACTTCGGCCATATGGACTGGTACGCAATAACATCGAGAATTTCTTCCGCACCGGCTCCACCTTCACCAATACCATCTCCCTTACGAACGCTACGGACAATACGGCTTTTCGCCTCTCGGTGTCTGATCTCCGGAATAACGACATCGTTCCCAACAGCTACATGCACCGCAATACGGTCAACCTTTCCAGCAGCTCTAAATTCGGAAAGCACTTCAGTCTCGATGCAAAGATCATGTACATGCGGGAAGATGTGAACAACCGCCCCGCCCTGGCTGATGATGTGGGCAATATCGGGAACGCATTTGTAGGCCTCGCCAATAATGTGGACCAGAAAATATTCGCCGGAGGGCACAAGAACCAGAACGGGGATTATGTGGACTGGGGCGGTGGGGAATACCGGCTGAACCCTTACTGGGTGATCAATGAGATGCAGAACAATACCAAAAAGGACCGCCTGCTCGGCACGGTGATCGCCAATTACCAGTTTGCGGAATGGATAGGATTGCAGGGCCGTTTCTCGAATGATATCACGTTCTTCAAATACCGCAAGTTCAGTCCACGCAGCACACCCGGCGCTATCTCCGGCAGGTATGAAGGGCTGGATCAGCGTTTCGCTACTACGGAAGCAGACCTGCTGCTCACCATGCAAAAGCAGTTCACGCCGAAATGGTACGCCGCCGCAAGGCTGGGGAGCAGCATCTCCCAATACGCCAATCCCGGTACCAGCCTGCTGGCTACGGATATGGTGGTAAATGATGTGGTGAGCTTCAACAGCTTTAATGATAAAGTGATCACGGACCTGGACCGCCGCAAGCGGATCAATTCTTTCTACGGGCTCGTCAGCATGGCGTACAAAAACTATGTATACCTGGATGCGTCAGTACGCCGCGACGCTTCCTCCACATTGCCGCAGGACAACAATACCTATTGGTATCCCTCGCTTTCCGGCAGTTTCATTTTCACCGATGCATTCGGTATCCGCAGCAAGGTGCTGAGCTACGGCAAGCTGCGCGTTTCCGCCGCGGAAGTAGGCACCGATACGGACCCCCATATGCTGAACCTCGCTTATGCCCTGCTGCAATATCCGCTCAATGGCAATGCCGTAGGCGGCATCTCTACAAAGGTGCAGCCACCCAACAGCCTGGTGCCAACGCGTACCCGCTCTTTCGAGATCGGTACCGAAATGAAGTTCTTCGACAATAATATTTCGCTGGACCTTACCTACTATACGCAGGCCTCCAGGGACCAGATCAATTATGTTCCGCAACCCTTGTCCTCCGGTTTCCCGCAGGGGCTCGTGAATGCCGGAGTGATCAGCAATCAGGGCTGGGAGATCGCCTTGTCCGCCACACCGGTGAAAACGGAAGACTTCCGCTGGGATATCAGCGTGAACGCAGCCAGGAACAAGAATGTGGTAAAATCACTCGCCAATGGCGTACCCTTCCTTTCGCTTTCCGATGCACGCTGGCTGGGTGTTTCCGTGGTCGCCCAACCCAATGCGCCCTACGGGGCCATCCTGGGGTACGACTACCAGAAAGACCCATCGGGAAATATCATACTGGACTCCATCACCCTTACACCTATCCCTTCCGATGAACGGAAGGTACTGGGTAAAGGCACCTGGGACTGGACCGGCGGGCTGACCACAACGCTCTCCTACAAGAACTTCACCTTCAATGCTATCCTGGACATCAAGCAGGGCGCCGACCTTTTCTCCATGACCAACCTCTTCGCCGTACTGCGCGGCAGCCATGAAATAACGCTGGAAGGCCGGCAGGAATGGATACATTCCGAAGAGCAGCGGATGGCCGCCAATAAAACACCCGCCGAATGGAGGGAAATGGGCATGGTACAGGGATATGTGCCGCAGGGTGTGGTCAGGAACGGTATGGATGCGAGCGGCAAACCTGTGTATGTGAAGAATACGGCCGCGGTGGACCCCGGCCAGTACTGGTCGCTGTTCTACAGCGATAATAAAGGCATCACCACGCCCTTCCTGTATGATGCTTCGTACCTGAAGATGCGGGAAATGGCATTGACATACCATGTGCCGGCTGCCTTGCTGCGGCGTATAAATGTAGGCGGGCTCACCGTCTCCGTTGTAAGCCGCAATCCTTTTATCCTGCATAAGAAAGTACCCAATGTAGATCCTGATTCTAACTATAACAACGGCAATGGGCAGGGGCTGGAATACGGCTCCCTGCCTTCCCGCAGAAGCTGGGGCCTGAACCTGAACATGCGGTTTTAG
- the aspA gene encoding aspartate ammonia-lyase, with protein sequence MALRREHDFLGEREIPKDVYYGIQTLRAIENFHITGIPLKVEPLFVQALGYVKKAAAMANAELGVLDRDIADRIVNASDRVINGEFNDQFITDLIQGGAGTSVNMNANEVIANVALEMMGKEKGDYDFCHPNNHVNCSQSTNDAYPTAFRIALINKLTAYSQSLRALADAFHEKGEEFKHVLKMGRTQLQDAVPMSMGDEFKAFATNIREELSRIEDSKRLISEINMGATAIGTKVNAPEGYAELVTKHLSAVTGLELLLAGDLIEATNDTGAYVQLSGVLKRTAVKVSKICNDLRLLSSGPRTGLNEINLPPMQPGSSIMPGKVNPVIPEVVNQTAYYVIGADLTLTMAAEAGQLQLNVMEPVISFSLFTSITYMTNACNTLREKCVTGITANASRTQDMVMQSIGIVTQLNPIIGYEKSAAIAREALETGKSVHDIAVKEKKLVTQEKWDEIFTFENLIRPKFINR encoded by the coding sequence ATGGCACTACGTCGTGAACACGATTTCCTCGGGGAAAGGGAGATCCCGAAGGATGTTTATTACGGGATACAAACCCTCCGCGCCATCGAGAACTTTCATATTACCGGCATTCCGCTGAAAGTGGAGCCGCTCTTCGTACAGGCATTAGGGTATGTAAAGAAAGCCGCCGCGATGGCCAATGCGGAACTGGGGGTGCTGGACAGAGATATTGCCGATCGCATTGTAAACGCCAGCGACCGTGTGATCAACGGGGAGTTCAACGATCAGTTCATCACCGATCTCATACAGGGCGGCGCCGGTACTTCGGTGAACATGAATGCCAATGAGGTCATTGCTAACGTAGCCCTTGAGATGATGGGAAAAGAGAAAGGGGATTACGATTTTTGTCATCCCAACAATCATGTGAACTGCTCGCAGTCCACCAATGACGCTTATCCAACCGCATTCCGGATCGCCCTTATCAATAAGCTCACTGCATACAGCCAAAGCCTGCGCGCACTGGCGGATGCCTTCCATGAAAAGGGTGAGGAATTCAAACATGTGTTGAAGATGGGCCGCACACAGCTGCAGGATGCCGTGCCGATGAGCATGGGTGATGAATTTAAAGCCTTTGCCACCAATATCCGTGAGGAACTGTCCCGCATAGAGGACAGCAAGCGCCTGATCTCCGAGATCAATATGGGCGCTACCGCCATCGGTACCAAGGTAAATGCTCCGGAAGGATATGCGGAGCTGGTCACCAAACACCTTTCGGCGGTAACAGGGCTGGAATTGTTATTAGCAGGCGATCTCATTGAGGCTACCAACGATACCGGCGCCTATGTGCAGCTTTCCGGTGTGCTCAAGCGCACTGCGGTGAAAGTGTCCAAGATATGCAACGACCTGCGCCTGCTGTCCTCCGGCCCCAGAACGGGCCTGAACGAGATCAACCTGCCGCCGATGCAGCCCGGCTCCTCCATCATGCCGGGAAAAGTTAACCCCGTGATCCCGGAGGTGGTGAACCAGACGGCCTATTATGTGATCGGTGCAGACCTTACACTGACCATGGCCGCGGAAGCAGGGCAATTGCAGCTCAATGTCATGGAACCCGTTATTTCGTTTTCCCTGTTTACCTCCATCACCTATATGACCAATGCCTGCAATACCCTCCGGGAGAAATGCGTGACGGGCATTACCGCCAATGCCAGCCGCACGCAGGATATGGTGATGCAGAGCATCGGCATCGTCACACAGCTGAACCCGATCATCGGATACGAAAAATCAGCCGCCATTGCCCGGGAAGCGCTGGAAACGGGGAAGTCCGTGCACGATATCGCCGTGAAAGAAAAAAAGCTGGTCACCCAGGAGAAATGGGACGAGATATTCACTTTCGAGAATCTCATCCGGCCGAAGTTCATCAACCGGTAA
- a CDS encoding FecR family protein — protein MHHSQFTAAELLLDESFLRYCNNAPDADVQYWQSVRMQNPEVEKAQELFRMMQLRPAETLKADARKRLEISLDTLERTQNMTTSATVRRLPWKWVAAAAILVLAVTSYVIFRTTPVHYTTFAQTGLQDRRELTLPDGTSVILNAASTLQLGDHFSKNNRQVFLTGEAYFDVKPDAALPFIVETRETATTVLGTAFKVRSYPADEQELVTLASGKVKVKARAATIALLPGEEAVYAGGAIKKTTYRQTDLQHWLERKVIFDKAGINQIISTLEEFYGLKVKLENRPSGTVMFTGVFNDQQLNVVLDAISFTNNFTYRLQDNEVLLRF, from the coding sequence ATGCATCATTCGCAATTTACAGCCGCTGAACTTCTGCTGGACGAGTCTTTCCTCCGATACTGCAACAATGCCCCGGATGCCGATGTACAATACTGGCAGTCAGTGCGTATGCAAAATCCCGAAGTGGAAAAAGCCCAGGAACTGTTCCGGATGATGCAGCTGCGCCCCGCGGAAACGCTGAAAGCGGATGCCCGGAAACGGCTGGAGATCAGTCTGGATACCCTGGAACGGACCCAAAACATGACCACCTCCGCAACGGTAAGGCGCCTCCCCTGGAAATGGGTTGCTGCCGCGGCCATCCTCGTACTGGCCGTAACTTCTTATGTGATCTTCCGCACCACGCCGGTACATTATACCACTTTCGCGCAGACCGGATTGCAGGACCGCCGGGAACTCACCCTTCCGGACGGCACCTCCGTTATCCTCAATGCCGCCAGCACCTTGCAGCTTGGCGATCATTTCAGTAAGAACAACAGACAGGTTTTCCTGACCGGGGAAGCTTATTTTGACGTAAAGCCCGATGCTGCCCTGCCTTTCATCGTTGAAACCCGCGAAACGGCTACCACCGTGCTTGGCACCGCATTTAAAGTGCGCAGTTATCCCGCGGACGAACAGGAGCTGGTGACACTGGCTTCCGGAAAAGTAAAAGTGAAAGCGCGGGCCGCAACAATAGCACTGTTACCCGGGGAAGAAGCCGTATATGCCGGCGGCGCCATCAAAAAAACAACTTACCGGCAAACAGACCTGCAGCATTGGCTGGAACGGAAAGTGATATTCGACAAGGCAGGTATCAACCAGATCATTTCGACATTAGAGGAGTTCTACGGACTTAAGGTAAAGCTGGAAAACCGCCCCTCCGGCACAGTCATGTTCACCGGTGTTTTTAACGATCAGCAACTGAATGTGGTGCTCGATGCGATCAGCTTTACGAACAACTTTACTTATCGCCTGCAGGACAACGAAGTGCTGCTGCGTTTTTGA
- a CDS encoding RNA polymerase sigma factor — protein MVNRATRVGRRAGLFAFFLLLKRFCPAALFQGRFAHLFIAYIWNRPNPGYLQSQAVYLNERTLLEQIKAGDPAAKHWLYDQYAAAMYGFVLQLVPDQQEAANILLKTFTGIFENIDEYYQSGRISLFSWLLEKTREMAVRVCPYGELTGNESNALIQFSRTLDEQCKQVFVLCYCKGLSRSNAAITMGVSEERVHQLLKEAMIAFRKFSTGN, from the coding sequence TTGGTTAATAGAGCAACAAGGGTCGGCCGGAGGGCTGGCCTTTTTGCTTTTTTTTTGCTGCTAAAACGGTTTTGCCCGGCAGCGCTGTTCCAGGGTCGTTTTGCGCATTTATTTATTGCTTACATTTGGAACAGACCAAACCCCGGATACTTGCAATCTCAGGCAGTATATCTCAACGAGCGCACTTTATTAGAACAGATCAAGGCAGGCGATCCCGCAGCAAAACATTGGTTATACGACCAATATGCAGCCGCTATGTACGGGTTTGTTCTGCAGCTGGTCCCTGATCAGCAGGAGGCCGCCAACATTTTGCTGAAAACCTTTACCGGAATATTCGAAAATATCGATGAATATTACCAATCCGGCAGAATATCCTTATTTTCGTGGTTACTTGAAAAGACACGGGAAATGGCCGTACGGGTATGCCCGTATGGAGAATTAACTGGTAATGAATCGAATGCATTGATACAATTTAGCAGAACATTGGATGAACAATGCAAACAAGTATTTGTTTTATGCTACTGTAAAGGACTCTCCAGATCAAATGCAGCTATCACGATGGGCGTGAGCGAGGAAAGGGTACATCAGTTGCTGAAAGAAGCAATGATCGCGTTCAGAAAATTTTCCACCGGTAATTGA
- a CDS encoding SusD/RagB family nutrient-binding outer membrane lipoprotein, with the protein MKPGKIITSRYPILLCLCLLYFTGCNNFGDMNINPTQSSNMDPALQLALVQGRFSGDLESNERVGTFMCMPMVQQLGGAWACQYGGFYVKQQQYMSILWELNYPNDVLNMVDAVTRTKEDPARSNLHNICRIMKVYIFARLTDLYGDIPYSEASSGFFAGKIRPKYDKQADIYADFFKELTEASTALDPAKDAVSQDQFYNGDIARWKKFANSLHLRLAMRLVKIAPETAREEAQKAFQRGVFTTQEDVCIMRHENIQNNYQDIRGNGLSASINQGEVIAYRFSQTFIDALRNTNDPRLEHIAKYYIDNPYRFMERTDISPQVRAVVGYQGCNNGDFVWDDWKETFTVDVPGIGAYAVGNNAQKIQLANFLIANNAPFLHLTLAEVELLLAEACFRWGLDLNGDFAAHYNRGIEAAIRQLALYNGGPVIGDDRITQYKADNVLAPGRELAMINHQLWVALFMNGPEAYANWRRSGYPELTPGYKPGYSSTTKIPRRFEYPLTEKEQNNENYTKALEDMGGADDWTARVWWDK; encoded by the coding sequence ATGAAACCGGGCAAAATAATAACATCCAGATATCCGATCCTTTTATGCCTGTGCCTGCTTTATTTCACCGGCTGCAACAACTTCGGGGATATGAATATCAACCCCACACAAAGCAGCAATATGGACCCCGCGCTGCAACTGGCGCTGGTGCAGGGGCGTTTCTCCGGCGATCTCGAATCGAATGAGCGCGTAGGCACTTTCATGTGCATGCCCATGGTGCAGCAGCTCGGCGGGGCCTGGGCCTGCCAGTACGGCGGCTTTTATGTAAAGCAGCAGCAATACATGAGCATCCTCTGGGAACTTAATTATCCCAATGATGTGCTGAACATGGTGGATGCCGTTACCAGAACGAAAGAAGATCCCGCCCGCTCCAATCTCCATAACATCTGCCGCATCATGAAGGTCTATATTTTCGCGAGACTGACGGACCTCTACGGCGATATCCCCTACAGCGAGGCATCTTCCGGATTTTTCGCCGGGAAGATCAGGCCGAAATACGATAAACAGGCGGACATCTATGCGGATTTCTTCAAAGAGCTGACGGAAGCCTCAACAGCGCTGGACCCGGCAAAGGACGCGGTATCGCAGGACCAGTTTTATAACGGCGACATCGCCCGCTGGAAAAAATTCGCCAACTCCCTGCATCTCCGCCTGGCAATGCGGCTGGTGAAAATTGCGCCGGAAACCGCCCGCGAAGAAGCGCAGAAAGCCTTTCAACGCGGTGTTTTCACTACGCAGGAAGATGTATGCATCATGCGACATGAGAACATCCAGAACAACTACCAGGATATCCGCGGCAACGGCCTTTCCGCATCCATCAACCAGGGAGAGGTGATCGCCTACCGCTTTTCCCAGACCTTCATCGATGCGTTGCGCAATACCAATGATCCGCGGCTGGAGCATATCGCGAAATATTATATCGATAACCCGTACCGTTTTATGGAACGTACCGATATCAGCCCGCAGGTGAGAGCGGTGGTAGGTTACCAGGGATGCAACAACGGGGATTTTGTGTGGGACGACTGGAAGGAGACCTTCACGGTGGATGTGCCCGGCATTGGCGCTTACGCGGTAGGCAATAACGCACAAAAGATACAGCTGGCCAATTTCCTGATCGCCAATAATGCGCCCTTCCTGCACCTTACCCTGGCGGAAGTGGAATTGCTGCTGGCGGAAGCCTGCTTCCGGTGGGGGCTTGACCTGAACGGGGATTTTGCCGCGCATTACAACCGGGGGATAGAAGCCGCCATCCGTCAGCTTGCCCTGTACAACGGCGGTCCCGTGATCGGAGATGACAGGATCACGCAATACAAGGCGGACAATGTGCTGGCGCCCGGGAGGGAACTGGCCATGATCAATCACCAGCTATGGGTGGCCCTCTTTATGAATGGCCCGGAAGCATACGCCAACTGGCGCCGCAGCGGATACCCGGAATTGACGCCCGGTTACAAACCCGGCTATTCCAGCACCACCAAGATTCCCCGCCGCTTCGAGTACCCCCTCACAGAAAAAGAACAGAACAACGAGAATTATACAAAAGCACTCGAAGACATGGGTGGGGCGGATGACTGGACGGCCCGTGTGTGGTGGGACAAGTAA
- a CDS encoding RNA polymerase sigma factor, whose amino-acid sequence MDLRTANMEKNWQLLAGGDRQGLYACFDLFYDDLFRLGVSLYRDVDLVQDAINELFLELWKIRERLGEVRNIQQYVITIYKRVLYKSRHVRQEFASLDECIEMPQSSYEEALIAIQTDERRKALLQQALQQLSERQRQMVQMRYYEGRGFREIAETTGLTERTVYNTLHNALQALRKGMERVE is encoded by the coding sequence ATGGACCTTCGTACTGCAAACATGGAAAAGAACTGGCAGCTGCTTGCCGGCGGGGACCGTCAGGGCCTGTATGCCTGCTTTGACCTGTTCTATGATGATCTTTTCCGGCTGGGTGTTTCCCTTTATCGTGATGTTGACCTGGTGCAGGATGCGATCAATGAATTGTTCCTCGAGCTCTGGAAGATACGGGAGCGTCTTGGGGAGGTCCGCAACATTCAGCAATATGTGATCACGATCTATAAACGTGTGCTGTATAAATCCCGCCACGTCCGCCAGGAGTTCGCCTCGCTGGATGAATGCATCGAGATGCCCCAATCGTCCTATGAGGAGGCGCTGATCGCCATACAGACGGATGAAAGGCGTAAGGCCCTGCTGCAACAGGCGCTGCAACAACTCTCCGAACGGCAGCGGCAGATGGTGCAGATGCGGTATTACGAAGGGCGGGGATTCCGGGAAATTGCGGAAACAACGGGATTGACGGAGCGGACGGTGTATAATACGCTGCACAACGCGCTGCAGGCCTTGCGGAAGGGGATGGAGCGGGTGGAGTGA